Proteins encoded by one window of Primulina huaijiensis isolate GDHJ02 chromosome 1, ASM1229523v2, whole genome shotgun sequence:
- the LOC140990258 gene encoding autophagy-related protein 9, whose protein sequence is MFSGLKGVNARSCFMWKWRGESSLTNGLLEDVPYEIELSDYHKAPSPGSESPSGLLDGETLNINPIDDLDLFFERIYSYYCDKGLWCIIIKWIFELLSLGFTICFSGFFLLYVDWNGLRNAKCGMDAVESGIKPCDLSVEALHKHPLTPFTFSKAVIVGYLGIFSVYWIFCFLRFFAQLKETLKIRRFFYNSLHVKDNDIQTMSWALILEKVVRVQSLQQLCVVKDLSIQDVLMRLMRKENYLIGMLNKGVLAFSVSWWVPGAGPTANFGPNAVRHRLVLPKTLEWTLNWCILQSMFDRNFCVRRDFVSDPGTLKKRLMIVGFVLLLLSPFLVIFMLVYLFLRHAEQFYNHPSTASSRRWSNLSKWMLREFNEVDHLFKHRMNNTIVHASDYLKQFPSPILTIVAKFISFVSGGFAAVLIIIAFLEESLLEGHVFGRNLLWYAAVFGTITAISRAAVVDELLVLDPQGSMSMVVQHTHYMPKRWRGKENTEAVRLEFETLFQYTGMMLLEEMASIFLTPYLLLFVVPKRVDAILQFIKDFTVDVEGVSHVCSFSLFDFKNHGNRKYGSPFDSPREQRSSQGKMEKSFLSFQIVYPSWEPDAEGKQFLATLKMFRDQKLQGQGTTNAYFSSDMQQQYPNFRGFGSPNSFFPRETPLNIVGGCNQFGSMWLIDGEQKNFPYILDWYYTSQNHDRDNNSRGNTSRHVVEESPKDFWIPSNVAQKEPKYDENWDSLFKDRIQSHLDASTSGPLFQESVLQHHDSSSTKHPAKSQWWARTQFQRLGPQTSFMEPPNFFHEASHDPYDKFSDRSMEEHEQEQELPLDLRNSRGLSRTFYMDDSDVGEFKLPFDDIYENPADPTDLV, encoded by the exons ATGTTCAGTGGACTTAAAGGTGTCAATGCTCGTAGTTGTTTTATGTGGAAATGGCGTGGAGAGTCGTCTTTAACAAATGGGTTACTCGAAGATGTACCTTATGAAATTGAATTATCTGATTACCACAAAGCACCAAGCCCTGGAAGTGAAAGCCCTTCTGGGCTTCTAGATGGCGAGACTTTGAACATCAACCCAATTGATGATCTTGATCTGTTCTTTGAGAGGATTTATAGTTATTACTGTGACAAAGGCCTTTGGTGCATCATCATCAAGTGGATATTTGAGCTTCTGAGCCTGGGTTTTACCATATGTTTCTCTGGATTTTTTTTGCTATATGTTGATTGGAATGGCTTACGCAATGCAAAATGTGGGATGGATGCGGTGGAATCTGGAATCAAGCCTTGTGATCTGTCTGTGGAAGCTTTGCATAAGCATCCATTAACTCCTTTTACTTTTTCTAAGGCCGTAATTGTTGGATATTTGGGTATATTTTCTGTCTACTGGATTTTCTGTTTTTTGAGGTTCTTTGCCCAGTTAAAGGAGACTCTTAAGATCCGTCGATTTTTTTATAACAG TCTCCACGTGAAGGACAATGACATACAGACTATGTCATGGGCATTAATTCTTGAAAAAGTTGTTCGAGTACAGAGCTTGCAGCAGCTATGTGTGGTCAAAGATCTTTCTATTCAAGATgtattgatgagattgatgagaAAGGAAAATTACTTGATCGGGATGCTTAACAAAGGAGTCCTTGCCTTCTCTGTATCTTGGTGGGTTCCAGGTGCTGGCCCAACTGCCAATTTTGGCCCAAATGCTGTTCGCCATCGTCTTGTGCTGCCAAAGACACTCGAGTGGACCTTGAATTGGTGCATATTACAGAGCATGTTTGACCG AAACTTCTGTGTACGAAGGGATTTTGTTTCAGATCCTGGAACATTAAAGAAAAGGCTTATGATTGTTGGCTTTGTGCTGCTGCTTCTGTCTCCATTCCTCGTCATTTTCATGCTCGTGTATCTCTTCTTGAGGCATGCTGAACAGTTCTATAATCATCCAAGTACAGCATCATCACGAAGATGGTCAAATCTCTCTAAGTGGATGCTCAGAGAATTCAACGAG GTTGACCATTTGTTCAAGCACCGGATGAATAACACTATTGTTCATGCTTCTGATTATTTAAAGCAATTTCCATCTCCTATCTTGACTATTGTTGCAAAATTTATCTCGTTTGTTTCTGGTGGATTTGCTGCCGTGCTTATTATCATTGCGTTCTTGGAAGAATCTCTGCTGGAAGGCCAT GTATTTGGTCGCAACTTGCTCTGGTATGCTGCTGTTTTTGGAACTATAACAGCTATTAGCCGGGCTGCTGTTGTAGATGAGCTTCTTGTCCTTGATCCACAGGGGTCAATGTCCatggttgttcaacatacacATTATATGCCAAAAAGATGGCGTGGGAAAGAGAACACCGAGGCTGTAAGACTCGAGTTTGAAACTCTTTTTCAG TACACAGGAATGATGTTATTAGAGGAGATGGCTTCAATCTTTCTCACACCATACCTACTTTTATTTGTCGTCCCAAAG AGGGTGGATGCTATCTTGCAATTCATTAAGGACTTCACTGTGGATGTTGAAGGTGTCAGTCATGTTTGTAG TTTTAGTCTCTTTGATTTCAAGAATCACGGAAACAGAAAATATGGGTCGCCCTTTGATTCACCTCGCGAGCAGAGGAGTTCTCAGGGAAAAATGGAAAAATCATTCTTGAG CTTTCAGATTGTTTATCCTTCGTGGGAACCTGATGCTGAGGGAAAGCAATTCCTCGCGACACTTAAAATGTTTCGTGATCAAAAGCTGCAAGGTCAAGGAACGACAAATGCATACTTCTCATCTGATATGCAGCAACAATATCCAAATTTTCGAGGCTTTGGTTCCCCTAACAGTTTCTTCCCAAGAGAAACGCCTTTAAACATCGTGGGAGGTTGCAATCAGTTTGGTTCAATGTGGCTAATAGACGGCGAACAGAAGAATTTTCCATATATCCTAGACTGGTATTATACGTCCCAAAACCATGACAGAGACAATAACTCGAGGGGCAATACATCACGTCATGTTGTCGAGGAGAGTCCTAAAGATTTCTGGATTCCTTCAAACGTGGCACAGAAAGAACCTAAGTACGACGAAAATTGGGATAGCTTGTTCAAGGATCGAATACAAAGTCATCTAGATGCTTCTACGTCAGGTCCTCTCTTCCAAGAAAGTGTCTTGCAGCATCACGACTCAAGTAGTACCAAACACCCTGCAAAAAGCCAGTGGTGGGCCAGAACTCAATTCCAACGTCTGGGTCCGCAAACAAGTTTTATGGAACCTCCAAATTTCTTCCACGAAGCTTCCCATGATCCTTATGACAAATTCTCAGACAGAAGCATGGAGGAACACGAACAGGAACAAGAACTACCTCTGGACTTGAGAAATTCAAGGGGATTGTCACGAACTTTTTACATGGATGACTCAGATGTTGGAGAATTTAAGCTTCCATTCGatgatatatatgaaaatccagCTGATCCCACAGATCTTGTCTGA
- the LOC140970531 gene encoding notchless protein homolog produces the protein MKGSAPERLVSGSDDFTMFLWEPAVSKHPKTRRTGHQQLVNHVYFSPDGQWIASAPFDKSVKLWNGITGKFVAAFRGHDVGPVYQISWSADGRLLLSGSKDSTLKVWDIRTQKLKQELPGHADEVFAVEWSPDGEKVASAGKDKVLKLWMG, from the exons ATGAAGGGGAGTGCCCCAGAAAGGTTGGTCTCAGGTTCAGATGATTTTACCATGTTCTTGTGGGAACCTGCGGTGAGCAAACACCCCAAAACTCGTAGGACTGGTCATCAACAG CTTGTCAATCATGTCTACTTTTCTCCTGATGGACAATGGATTGCAAGTGCCCCTTTTGACAAGTCAGTCAAGTTATGGAATGGAATAACTGGAAAATTTGTTGCCGCATTCCGTGGTCATGATGTGGGGCCTGTCTATCAAATAAG TTGGTCGGCAGACGGTAGGTTACTTTTGAGTGGGAGCAAAGATTCGACTTTAAAG GTTTGGGATATCCGAACGCAGAAACTGAAACAAGAGCTTCCAGGCCACGCAGATGAA GTTTTTGCCGTAGAATGGAGCCCAGATGGCGAGAAAGTAGCATCTGCTGGCAAGGACAAGGTTCTGAAGTTATGGATGGGCTAA
- the LOC140990269 gene encoding transcription factor EMB1444-like isoform X1: MESQLQLMLRSLCFNTGWKYAIFWKLEHQEQMILTWEDAYYDINLHPDRKFFIETPRSLNYELYSHDQLGLAMSKMSYQVYSLGEGIVGQVALSGKHSWIYSDTYVTGSFSTSEPFDGWQNQFSAGIKTIAVVALIPHGVIQLGSLHKITEDLKWINHIRNVFSDLQDSLACGISSSLHSTLENSCLSDVCAGIPNSAGIHDHKMKLDSSVHEDGTSLYTQLRSSIGNNHASISSLSGGSVTLKMKMRERAECSIWGNEISFPSSSESILTRHQRQEAMGSFCEIKCGEETYDLKDLGKRPEILDLSAVKNVKGEYSYLYDATLLTDGHQMNLSRLPLENLDSLTFQDRSEFYVPETPSEQLHPDFKSNLELQSKFSTFETHLSPFSFCTGYELYEALGPSFRKQNDFVWEEEKNHSDMAIENPEGMGSSSLLMENPDMHLLDALVAKVSRRENDANSVKSCQEIEESFFSTERTPCTSVGTISSTCYSCYSFDRATSSSLNSVPFGIEFLKGLLSPSSSRGSEPLEKPREPVKMNKKRTRTGGNSRPRPRDRQLIQDRIKELRELVPSGSKCSIDSLLERTIKHMLFLQSITKLTEKLHKYSASKLLDNNTDMRRFSSEQGSSWAVEVGNNSKVCPIIVENINMHGQMLVEMLCERCSQFLDIAETIRSLDLTILKGVSEACGNKTWMCFVVEGQNNKSMHRMDVLWSLMQILQSKTSS, encoded by the exons ATGGAAAGCCAATTGCAGCTGATGCTAAGGAGCCTTTGTTTTAACACTGGCTGGAAATATGCAATTTTCTGGAAGCTCGAGCACCAAGAACAGAT GATATTGACTTGGGAGGATGCCTATTATGACATCAATCTACACCCAGATAGGAAATTTTTCATTGAGACCCCTCGCAGCTTGAATTACGAGCTTTATTCACATGATCAGTTGGGATTAGCCATGTCAAAGATGTCATATCAAGTATATTCTCTCGGAGAAGG GATTGTTGGACAGGTGGCACTTTCTGGGAAGCATTCATGGATATACTCAGATACATATGTTACTGGTTCTTTCTCCACATCGGAG CCTTTTGATGGATGGCAAAATCAATTTTCAGCTGGCATTAAG ACCATTGCAGTTGTGGCACTTATTCCACATGGAGTCATACAACTTGGTTCTCTGCATAAA ATCACCGAGGATTTGAAATGGATCAACCACATCAGAAATGTTTTTTCTGATCTGCAAGATTCTTTAGCCTGTGGTATTTCCAGTTCACTTCATAGCACCTTAGAAAATTCTTGTTTG TCAGATGTCTGTGCGGGAATTCCGAATTCAGCAGGAATTCATGACCACAAAATGAAATTGGACAGCTCTGTTCATGAGGATGGGACGAGTTTGTATACTCAACTACGTTCATCCATAGGGAATAATCACGCTTCTATTTCTTCTCTATCGGGAGGCTCTGTAACACTTAAAATGAAGATGCGTGAAAGAGCCGAATGCTCAATATGGGGGAATGAAATTTCATTTCCCTCAAGTTCTGAAAGTATTCTTACTAGGCATCAAAGACAAGAAGCAATGGGATCTTTTTGTGAGATTAAGTGTGGAGAAGAAACATATGACCTCAAGGATTTGGGAAAAAGACCAGAAATCTTGGATCTGTCAGCTGTGAAGAATGTCAAGGGTGAATACTCGTATTTATATGATGCCACTCTACTGACTGATGGTCATCAGATGAATTTATCACGCCTTCCTTTGGAAAATCTCGATTCTCTAACATTTCAGGATCGAAGTGAATTTTATGTTCCAGAAACTCCAAGTGAGCAGTTGCATCCAGACTTCAAGAGCAATCTAGAATTACAAAGCAAGTTTAGTACTTTTGAGACGCATCTTTCTCCTTTCAGTTTTTGTACTGGTTATGAATTGTATGAAGCATTGGGACCCTCTTTTAGAAAGCAGAATGACTTCGTCtgggaagaagaaaaaaatcacTCCGATATGGCTATTGAAAATCCTGAGGGAATGGGCAGTAGCAGTTTGCTGATGGAGAACCCTGATATGCACCTTTTGGATGCATTGGTGGCCAAAGTTAGTCGTAGAGAAAATGATGCAAACAGTGTGAAATCATGCCAAGAGATTGAAGAGAGTTTCTTTTCTACTGAAAGAACACCTTGCACAAGTGTTGGTACCATTAGTTCCACATGCTACTCGTGCTACTCATTTGATCGAGCCACATCAAGTAGCTTGAACTCAGTGCCATTTGGTATCGAGTTTTTGAAAGGTCTTTTGTCGCCCAGCTCTAGCAGAGGGAGTGAACCCTTGGAAAAGCCGCGAGAACCAGTTAAGATGAATAAAAAGAGAACCAGGACTGGTGGAAATTCTAGGCCAAGGCCAAGGGACAGGCAATTGATCCAAGATCGAATAAAGGAGTTGCGAGAGCTTGTTCCTAGTGGATCAAAG TGCAGTATTGATTCACTTCTTGAGAGAACAATCAAACATATGCTCTTTTTGCAAAGCATCACCAAGCTTACGGAGAAGCTGCATAAATACTCTGCATCGAAG TTGCTTGACAACAACACAGATATGCGAAGATTTTCAAGTGAGCAGGGTTCGAGCTGGGCCGTGGAAGTGGGAAATAACTCCAAAGTTTGCCCGATAATAGTGGAAAACATAAATATGCATGGGCAAATGCTTGTTGAG ATGTTGTGCGAAAGGTGCAGCCAGTTTCTCGATATTGCAGAAACCATCAGAAGTTTGGATTTAACTATTCTGAAAGGTGTTTCAGAAGCATGTGGAAATAAGACCTGGATGTGCTTCGTGGTTGAG GGACAGAACAACAAAAGCATGCACCGGATGGATGTTTTATGGTCTCTGATGCAGATTTTGCAATCTAAGACTTCTAGTTAG
- the LOC140990269 gene encoding transcription factor EMB1444-like isoform X2, with the protein MESQLQLMLRSLCFNTGWKYAIFWKLEHQEQMILTWEDAYYDINLHPDRKFFIETPRSLNYELYSHDQLGLAMSKMSYQVYSLGEGIVGQVALSGKHSWIYSDTYVTGSFSTSEPFDGWQNQFSAGIKTIAVVALIPHGVIQLGSLHKITEDLKWINHIRNVFSDLQDSLACGISSSLHSTLENSCLSDVCAGIPNSAGIHDHKMKLDSSVHEDGTSLYTQLRSSIGNNHASISSLSGGSVTLKMKMRERAECSIWGNEISFPSSSESILTRHQRQEAMGSFCEIKCGEETYDLKDLGKRPEILDLSAVKNVKGEYSYLYDATLLTDGHQMNLSRLPLENLDSLTFQDRSEFYVPETPSEQLHPDFKSNLELQSKFSTFETHLSPFSFCTGYELYEALGPSFRKQNDFVWEEEKNHSDMAIENPEGMGSSSLLMENPDMHLLDALVAKVSRRENDANSVKSCQEIEESFFSTERTPCTSVGTISSTCYSCYSFDRATSSSLNSVPFGIEFLKGLLSPSSSRGSEPLEKPREPVKMNKKRTRTGGNSRPRPRDRQLIQDRIKELRELVPSGSKCSIDSLLERTIKHMLFLQSITKLTEKLHKYSASKLLDNNTDMRRFSSEQGSSWAVEVGNNSKVCPIIVENINMHGQMLVEMLCERCSQFLDIAETIRSLDLTILKGVSEACGNKTWMCFVVENNKSMHRMDVLWSLMQILQSKTSS; encoded by the exons ATGGAAAGCCAATTGCAGCTGATGCTAAGGAGCCTTTGTTTTAACACTGGCTGGAAATATGCAATTTTCTGGAAGCTCGAGCACCAAGAACAGAT GATATTGACTTGGGAGGATGCCTATTATGACATCAATCTACACCCAGATAGGAAATTTTTCATTGAGACCCCTCGCAGCTTGAATTACGAGCTTTATTCACATGATCAGTTGGGATTAGCCATGTCAAAGATGTCATATCAAGTATATTCTCTCGGAGAAGG GATTGTTGGACAGGTGGCACTTTCTGGGAAGCATTCATGGATATACTCAGATACATATGTTACTGGTTCTTTCTCCACATCGGAG CCTTTTGATGGATGGCAAAATCAATTTTCAGCTGGCATTAAG ACCATTGCAGTTGTGGCACTTATTCCACATGGAGTCATACAACTTGGTTCTCTGCATAAA ATCACCGAGGATTTGAAATGGATCAACCACATCAGAAATGTTTTTTCTGATCTGCAAGATTCTTTAGCCTGTGGTATTTCCAGTTCACTTCATAGCACCTTAGAAAATTCTTGTTTG TCAGATGTCTGTGCGGGAATTCCGAATTCAGCAGGAATTCATGACCACAAAATGAAATTGGACAGCTCTGTTCATGAGGATGGGACGAGTTTGTATACTCAACTACGTTCATCCATAGGGAATAATCACGCTTCTATTTCTTCTCTATCGGGAGGCTCTGTAACACTTAAAATGAAGATGCGTGAAAGAGCCGAATGCTCAATATGGGGGAATGAAATTTCATTTCCCTCAAGTTCTGAAAGTATTCTTACTAGGCATCAAAGACAAGAAGCAATGGGATCTTTTTGTGAGATTAAGTGTGGAGAAGAAACATATGACCTCAAGGATTTGGGAAAAAGACCAGAAATCTTGGATCTGTCAGCTGTGAAGAATGTCAAGGGTGAATACTCGTATTTATATGATGCCACTCTACTGACTGATGGTCATCAGATGAATTTATCACGCCTTCCTTTGGAAAATCTCGATTCTCTAACATTTCAGGATCGAAGTGAATTTTATGTTCCAGAAACTCCAAGTGAGCAGTTGCATCCAGACTTCAAGAGCAATCTAGAATTACAAAGCAAGTTTAGTACTTTTGAGACGCATCTTTCTCCTTTCAGTTTTTGTACTGGTTATGAATTGTATGAAGCATTGGGACCCTCTTTTAGAAAGCAGAATGACTTCGTCtgggaagaagaaaaaaatcacTCCGATATGGCTATTGAAAATCCTGAGGGAATGGGCAGTAGCAGTTTGCTGATGGAGAACCCTGATATGCACCTTTTGGATGCATTGGTGGCCAAAGTTAGTCGTAGAGAAAATGATGCAAACAGTGTGAAATCATGCCAAGAGATTGAAGAGAGTTTCTTTTCTACTGAAAGAACACCTTGCACAAGTGTTGGTACCATTAGTTCCACATGCTACTCGTGCTACTCATTTGATCGAGCCACATCAAGTAGCTTGAACTCAGTGCCATTTGGTATCGAGTTTTTGAAAGGTCTTTTGTCGCCCAGCTCTAGCAGAGGGAGTGAACCCTTGGAAAAGCCGCGAGAACCAGTTAAGATGAATAAAAAGAGAACCAGGACTGGTGGAAATTCTAGGCCAAGGCCAAGGGACAGGCAATTGATCCAAGATCGAATAAAGGAGTTGCGAGAGCTTGTTCCTAGTGGATCAAAG TGCAGTATTGATTCACTTCTTGAGAGAACAATCAAACATATGCTCTTTTTGCAAAGCATCACCAAGCTTACGGAGAAGCTGCATAAATACTCTGCATCGAAG TTGCTTGACAACAACACAGATATGCGAAGATTTTCAAGTGAGCAGGGTTCGAGCTGGGCCGTGGAAGTGGGAAATAACTCCAAAGTTTGCCCGATAATAGTGGAAAACATAAATATGCATGGGCAAATGCTTGTTGAG ATGTTGTGCGAAAGGTGCAGCCAGTTTCTCGATATTGCAGAAACCATCAGAAGTTTGGATTTAACTATTCTGAAAGGTGTTTCAGAAGCATGTGGAAATAAGACCTGGATGTGCTTCGTGGTTGAG AACAACAAAAGCATGCACCGGATGGATGTTTTATGGTCTCTGATGCAGATTTTGCAATCTAAGACTTCTAGTTAG
- the LOC140990283 gene encoding uncharacterized protein — translation MFELPIKQFFNIVDFNRSVRFFKKDGSYKKYVYSCIANRFQWSKADDDEFKGRKDIDKLDKSPANYDSGISRYISEEDDFSIYNNKWKPDIAWIAKVLDPALQLWKWAIPTGNGNVYKPPPTDRSLLEIFASIQRSKLGIQDWSLSDLTVGLYLIYLQQASTGAMEDVKGELISSEAIVQDLIYHTELAKGAYKDNATGLARHSMIRENNIVKFVKNSSVLRPGYYVGIDKRKKLVILGIRGTHTVYDLVTDIISSGHEEITFEGYSTHFGTAEAARWFLTHEIDTLRKCLEKHKGFKLRFVGHSLGGATASLLAIMLHKKSFKELGFNPDIIDAVGYATPPCVSKELAESCSNFVTTVVMQDDIIPRLNVASLSRLRNEIVETDWVSVFKREDWKGVIDLVTNAKQVVSSVQDVARKLAEYAKFRGQTDNSDMDIKKEVPMVPSVSLASNLVKHGGAPHNLDEDLFVPGTVYYLKRNMDVERNSRHSEYFTLLRRNPGEHFQRILLSSNILSDHKCDSHYYALRDVLKGLPSSLNDGTF, via the exons atgtttgaattgcccaTCAAACAGTTCTTCAACATCGTGG ATTTTAATAGAAGCGTTCGGTTTTTTAAGAAGGATGGTTCTTACAAGAAATACGTGTACAGCTGTATTGCGAACCGCTTCCAGTGGTCGAAGGCAGATGATGATGAATTCAAAGGAAGAAAGGATATTGACAAGTTGGATAAAAGCCCCGCAAACTATGATTCGGGAATTAGCAGGTATATTTCAGAGGAGGATGATTTTAgcatttataataataaatggaAGCCGGATATTGCTTGGATTGCTAAAGTTCTGGATCCCGCTTTACAGTTGTGGAAGTGGGCTATTCCGACAG gaaatggAAATGTATACAAACCTCCACCCACGGATAGATCACTTTTGGAAATTTTTGCCAGTATACAAAGGAGTAAGCTTGGAATCCAGGATTGGAGTCTGAGTGATCTTACTGTTGGGTTGTATCTCATATATCTTCAGCAAGCATCCACAGGTGCTATGGAGGATGTGAAGGGTGAACTTATCTCTTCGGAGGCCATT GTTCAGGATCTCATCTACCACACAGAACTAGCAAAGGGAGCTTATAAAGATAATGCAACTGGTCTTGCTAGGCATAGCATGATCCGAGAAAATAACATTGTGAAGTTTGTAAAAAATTCTAGCGTGTTGAGACCTGGATATTATGTAGGAATCgacaagcggaagaaactcgtgATTCTTGGCATTCGTGGAACTCACACTGTCTATGACCTCGTCACCGATATCATTTCTTCCGGCCACGAAGAAATCACATTTGAAGGCTATTCCACCCACTTTGGCACAGCTGAGGCTGCTCGTTGGTTTCTAACTCATGAAATAGATACCTTAAGGAAATGCCTTGAGAAGCACAAG GGTTTTAAATTAAGGTTCGTGGGTCATTCCCTGGGAGGTGCAACCGCGTCTCTGCTTGCGATTATGCTACATAAGAAGTCTTTTAAGGAGCTGGGGTTCAACCCTGATATAATTGATGCTGTTGGATATGCCACCCCACCTTGTGTCTCCAAAGAGCTTGCTGAAAGTTGCTCCAATTTTGTAACGACAGTGGTAATGCAG GATGATATAATACCGAGACTAAACGTAGCTTCTTTATCGAGACTGAGGAACGAAATTGTTGAAACTGATTG GGTCAGTGTTTTTAAAAGAGAAGATTGGAAAGGAGTCATAGATCTGGTTACCAATGCAAAACAAGTTGTCTCATCTGTGCAAGATGTAGCTCGAAAGCTTGCCGAATACGCCAAATTCAGAGGGCAGACGGATAATTCTG ATATGGATATAAAAAAGGAAGTTCCTATGGTTCCCAGTGTCAGTCTTGCTTCGAATCTTGTAAAACACGGGGGAGCACCTCACAACTTAGACGAGGATCTGTTTGTACCAGGTACTGTGTATTATTTAAAACGGAACATGGATGTTGAAAGAAACAGCAGACACAGTGAGTATTTCACGTTGTTGAGGAGAAACCCAGGCGAACATTTTCAGAGGATTCTGCTTTCTAGCAACATACTTTCAGATCACAAATGTGATAGCCATTACTATGCCCTGAGGGATGTTCTTAAAGGCTTGCCTTCTTCTTTGAATGATGGAACTTTTTGA
- the LOC140970597 gene encoding LOB domain-containing protein 29-like: MAGSGSPCGACKFLRRKCARGCVFAPYFCHENGATHFAAIHKVFGASNVSKLLTHLPVSDRCEAAVTISYEAQARLQDPIYGCVSHIFSLQQQVVNLQAQLASLKEQAAQRITNSNSANPNSQKLYGETHSFPQDIQTWWQSHQNQGNNIPQYDANFISNNVESNTGYYTNGGMNLNPSVKFENSGFREESTSFGSTDSLDHMRSNNRQWPFQDDSDDLQSMAFRYIQREN, from the exons ATGGCGGGTTCTGGTTCCCCTTGTGGCGCCTGCAAATTCTTGAGAAGAAAATGTGCGAGGGGTTGTGTTTTCGCACCATATTTCTGCCATGAAAATGGTGCTACACATTTTGCTGCTATTCATAAGGTTTTTGGGGCCAGCAATGTGTCCAAACTGCTTACTCATCTTCCGGTGAGTGATCGGTGCGAAGCAGCAGTCACGATTTCGTATGAAGCTCAAGCTAGGCTACAAGATCCTATTTATGGCTGTGTTTCACATATCTTTTCCCTCCAACAACAG GTTGTGAATTTGCAAGCCCAATTGGCTTCTCTGAAGGAACAAGCAGCTCAACGCATTACAAACAGCAACTCTGCAAACCCTAATTCTCAAAAGTTGTACGGTGAAACCCATTCTTTCCCACAAGATATCCAAACATGGTGGCAATCCCATCAGAATCAGGGCAATAATATCCCCCAATATGATGCAAACTTTATCTCCAACAACGTTGAAAGCAACACTGGCTACTACACAAATGGAGGCATGAATCTGAACCCTTCCGTGAAATTCGAAAACTCGGGTTTTCGAGAAGAGAGCACATCGTTTGGCAGCACGGATTCACTGGATCATATGCGATCAAATAACAGGCAGTGGCCTTTTCAAGATGATTCGGATGATCTCCAATCGATGGCTTTCAGGTACATTCAGCGTGAAAATTGA
- the LOC140970602 gene encoding LOB domain-containing protein 16-like — MATGTGSPCGACKFLRRKCVADCIFAPYFCSEQGPARFAAVHKVFGASNVAKLLLHVPVPDRCEAVVTIAYEAQARIRDPVYGCVSHIFALQQQVAYLQAQLIQVKAQLTQNLMESSRNNAENQRPNNMISGPLDMGSLQVQSHPNYMNYSVSPQSSLDSIEQSRNDVININGIQETQSCRDFETVYYSKKRPSETDLSELQALALRMTKNES, encoded by the exons atggcAACCGGGACAGGCTCTCCTTGCGGCGCATGCAAGTTCCTCCGCCGCAAGTGCGTGGCGGACTGCATCTTTGCGCCGTACTTCTGCTCGGAGCAAGGCCCCGCAAGATTCGCCGCCGTTCACAAAGTATTCGGCGCCAGCAACGTGGCTAAACTTCTGCTGCATGTGCCTGTACCTGATCGGTGTGAGGCCGTTGTCACCATTGCCTACGAAGCTCAAGCTCGAATTCGGGATCCCGTCTATGGCTGCGTCTCCCACATTTTCGCCTTACAACAACAG gtGGCGTATCTGCAAGCTCAACTTATTCAGGTTAAAGCTCAGCTGACGCAGAATCTGATGGAGTCATCAAGAAATAACGCAGAAAATCAAAGGCCAAACAACATGATTTCGGGACCATTAGACATGGGATCATTACAAGTTCAATCTCATCCAAATTACATGAATTACTCGGTTTCACCTCAGAGTTCTCTTGATTCGATCGAGCAAAGTCGGAATGATGTAATTAATATTAATGGGATTCAAGAAACACAAAGCTGCAGAGATTTTGAAACTGTTTACTACAGCAAGAAGAGACCTTCAGAGACTGACTTGAGTGAGCTCCAAGCTTTGGCCCTCAGAATGACGAAGAATGAATCCTAA